A single Phoenix dactylifera cultivar Barhee BC4 chromosome 1, palm_55x_up_171113_PBpolish2nd_filt_p, whole genome shotgun sequence DNA region contains:
- the LOC103712742 gene encoding WPP domain-interacting tail-anchored protein 1-like isoform X2 encodes MITIYKKMGHPTGERVSGDTAMAVLTRTELDLAYSSEKLLNLEILLMQVSSRARDFEALTTEYEDISNESIEKAFEFDALSGILNMEVKELDNFMASLQMEIMDAHPKLSWDDHLGESSIKIEEKLRDAEESIKQLQDLVADIRMQSAKFEGTLAFAHNETRTGGDEEMENGHFSSMNSKWKLQTVDQQRHLLQILEKSLAREMDLEKKLSDSRSNEEDLKLKLHYAERESYLMEETLEMILEKMFEAENAAELLLGIAKELIGKFQIVQLNLNGSLHRECEMRTKLQESMTKLSAEESALEKLKTSCAELDNILVVQENGLKASLKEADCKCMLVSSDVLTLIEKVRALEEQLSESDIQLQMAKASVEASQEQQTLLHSELSQLENVIEGLKENVWKTESRAESAEARRMQLTKTNMELNEKLGLLRNSGSEKAILLETKLKESNRQLEHAKASVEAMEQQQNMLYTALSDMEHINKELKGKVAKAESRAENAESKCTLLTETNLELNEELGYVRSRLECLETSLNQTDDAKVATAKDIGIRSKIITDLVMKLSLERECLQLQISALRKKNKVLAERCKTKDNAPITPSHKGSDDGNEFSILKQSEEALTESSTTNFQELIFNRNYSHSS; translated from the exons ATGATAACTATTTACAAGAAGATGGGTCACCCAACAGGAGAGAGAGTGAGTGGAGACACTGCCATGGCGGTTTTAACGAGAACAGAGCTGGACCTAGCATATTCTTCGGAAAAATTACTGAACTTGGAGATACTTTTGATGCAAGTGTCAAGCAGAGCAAGGGATTTTGAAGCTCTGACCACAGAGTATGAGGACATCTCTAATGAGTCCATTGAGAAGGCCTTTGAATTTGATGCTTTGTCTGGAATTTTGAACATGGAGGTCAAAGAACTAGACAACTTTATGGCTTCGCTCCAAATGGAAATCATGGATGCCCACCCGAAGCTTTCTTGGGATGACCACTTGGgagaatcatcaataaaaatagaAGAGAAGTTGCGTGATGCTGAGGAATCCATAAAGCAGTTACAAGATTTAGTTGCTGATATTAGAATGCAATCAGCCAAGTTTGAAGGAACCCTAGCTTTTGCTCATAATGAAACTC GGACTGGTGGAGATGAAGAGATGGAGAATGGCCATTTTTCTTCCATGAATAGTAAGTGGAAACTGCAGACAGTGGATCAGCAAAGACATCTTCTACAGATACTGGAGAAATCTTTGGCCAGGGAGATGGATCTTGAAAAGAAGCTGTCAGATTCAAGATCTAATGAAGAGGACCTCAAATTAAAGCTGCACTATGCAGAAAGGGAGTCATATTTAATGGAAGAAACACTGGAAATGATTTTGGAGAAAATGTTTGAGGCAGAAAATGCTGCCGAGCTCCTTCTGGGCATTGCAAAAGAATTAATAGGAAAGTTCCAGATTGTTCAGCTAAACCTAAATGGGTCATTACATAGAGAATGTGAAATGAGAACCAAGTTGCAGGAAAGTATGACGAAATTATCTGCTGAAGAAAGTGCTCTGGAGAAGCTGAAAACTAGTTGTGCAGAACTTGATAACATCCTTGTAGTACAAGAAAATGGCCTAAAAGCCAGCCTTAAAGAAGCTGATTGTAAATGCATGCTTGTTAGTTCTGATGTCTTGACTTTAATAGAAAAGGTGAGAGCACTTGAGGAGCAGTTAAGTGAATCTGATATCCAGTTGCAGATGGCAAAGGCCTCTGTGGAAGCTAGTCAGGAACAGCAGACTTTGTTACATTCTGAACTTAGTCAGCTGGAAAATGTAATTGAGGGTCTGAAGGAAAATGTCTGGAAAACAGAAAGCAGGGCTGAAAGTGCAGAAGCTAGGCGTATGCAATTAACTAAAACTAACATGGAACTTAATGAGAAGCTAGGTTTACTTAGAAATAGTGGATCAGAAAAGGCAATATTGTTAGAGACGAAGCTCAAGGAATCAAATAGACAGTTAGAACATGCAAAAGCATCTGTTGAAGCGATGGAGCAGCAGCAGAATATGTTATACACTGCACTTAGTGATATGGAACATATTAATAAGGAACTTAAGGGAAAGGTTGCAAAAGCTGAAAGTAGGGCTGAGAATGCTGAATCTAAGTGTACTCTGTTAACTGAAACCAATTTGGAACTAAATGAAGAGCTGGGTTATGTGAGAAGCAGATTGGAATGTTTAGAGACATCTTTGAATCAGACCGATGATGCGAAAGTAGCCACTGCCAAGGACATTGGTATCAGGAGTAAAATCATTACTGACCTTGTTATGAAACTATCATTGGAAAGAGAGTGTCTTCAATTACAG ATATCTGCattaagaaaaaagaacaaagtCCTGGCGGAGAGATGCAAAACAAAGGATAATGCCCCTATTACTCCGAGCCACAAGGGCAGCGATGATGGGAATGAATTTAGTATCctaaaacaatctgaagaagcaTTAACAGAATCTTCAACTACAAATTTCCAG GAGCTTATCTTCAATAGAAATTACTCACATTCTTCTTGA